A stretch of Rhea pennata isolate bPtePen1 unplaced genomic scaffold, bPtePen1.pri scaffold_32, whole genome shotgun sequence DNA encodes these proteins:
- the LOC134154621 gene encoding olfactory receptor 14A16-like, protein MSNSSSLSEFLLLVYADTREQQLLHFWLFLGIYLAALLGNGLIITAVACDHHLHTPMYFFLLNLALLDVGSISTTVPKSMANSLWNTRAISYSGCAAQVFLVFFLFSAEYSLLTVMAYDRYVAICRPLHYGTIVDSRACVRMAAAAWASGFLNALLHTGNTFSLPLCQGNTVDQFFCEISQILKLSCADSYLRGVELLGIISCLVFGCFIFIVLSYVQIFIAVLRIPSEQGRQKAFSMCLPHLAVVSLFLSTVMFAYLKPPSISSPVLDLVLAVLYAVVPPTVNPLIYSMRNKELQEAVRKLYQLVLVEQQ, encoded by the coding sequence atgtccaacagcagctccctcagtgagttcctcctcctggtgTACGCTGACACCCGGGAgcagcagctcttgcacttctggctcttcctgggcatctacctggctgctctcctgggcaacggcctcatcatcacagccgtAGCCTGTGACCACcacctccacacccccatgtacttcttcctcctcaacctcgCCCTCCTCGACgttggctccatctccaccactgtccctaaatccatggccaattccctctggaacaccagggccatttcctactcaggatgtgctgcccaggtcttcctggttttcttcttgttttcagcagagtattctctcctcactgtcatggcctacGACCGCTATGTTGCCATATGCAGACCCCTGCACTATGGCACAATCGTGGACAGCAGAGCAtgtgtcagaatggcagcagctgcctgggccagtgggtttctcaatgctctcctgcacactggaaacacattttcactaccgctctgccaaggcaacacagtggaccagttcttctgtgaaatttcccagatcctcaagctctcctgtgcagactcctacctcagggGAGTTGAGCTTCTTGGGATTATTAGCTGTTTAGTGTTtggatgtttcattttcattgtgctgtcctatgtgcagatcttcattgctgtgctgaggatcccctctgagcagggccggcaaaaagccttttccatgtgcctcccacacctggctgtggtctccctgtttCTCAGCACCGTCAtgtttgcctacctgaagccacCTTCTATCTCCTCCCCAGTTCTGGATCTGGTGCTGGCTGTTCTGTACgcagtggtgcctccaacagtaaaccccctcatctacagcatgaggaacaaggagctccaggaggcagtgaggaaacTGTATCAGCTGGTACTAGTTGAGCAGCAATGA